A segment of the Terriglobia bacterium genome:
CTTCGTCGGGGTACTGGTAGTAGTTGCGGCGGAGTCCCGTCGCGGCGAAGCCGTACTTGGCGTAGAGAGCGCGCGCGGCTGCATTCGAGGCGCGCACCTCCAGGAAAACGCTTTCGCCGCCCTGCTGCTTCACCACGTCGAGGAAGTGTTCGAGCAGAGCGGAGGCGAAGCCGCGCCGCTGCGCACCGGGAGCGACCGCAATGTTTTCCAGCTCCCATTCCGGGCCGATTTGATTCGCAATCAGGAAGCCCTGCACAGTGTCGTCTTGGATCACGAGCGCGAGGCGGCGCGGATCGCCGGCGAAAATGCGGTCGTATTCGCTTTCCTTCCAGTGCGCGGCGGTTGGGGCCTGCGCTTCAATCCGGCGCATGGCGGGAACGTCGGCGGAGGTGGCGGGACGGATGTGCAAGCTCTTAGCTCTTAGCTCTTGGCTTGTTCGGCTCCGCGCTTTGCATCTGACTAAGAGCTAAGAGCTAAAAGCTAAGAGCTTCCTTTCGAAAAGATTTCCGCGTCGGAGCGGCGGATGTAGTTGGCGTCCAGCGCTTCGGGCAAAATGACCTGGCCGGCGGCAATCTTGAGCGCCCCGATGCGGGCAATCACGTCGCTTTGCGGACGGGCCACAACCTGCACCGGTTGTCCGCGGGCGAGCAGCAGGGAGGCGACGGATTCGTCGGGAGTGATG
Coding sequences within it:
- the rimI gene encoding ribosomal protein S18-alanine N-acetyltransferase encodes the protein MHIRPATSADVPAMRRIEAQAPTAAHWKESEYDRIFAGDPRRLALVIQDDTVQGFLIANQIGPEWELENIAVAPGAQRRGFASALLEHFLDVVKQQGGESVFLEVRASNAAARALYAKYGFAATGLRRNYYQYPDEDAVLYRRVIGSHQ